One Engystomops pustulosus chromosome 7, aEngPut4.maternal, whole genome shotgun sequence DNA window includes the following coding sequences:
- the ARID4A gene encoding AT-rich interactive domain-containing protein 4A has product MKAADEPAYLTVGTDVSAKYRGAFCEAKIKTVKRLVKVKVTLKQDSSTQLVQDDQVKGPLRVGATVEMKAPDGSLQEAVISKLTDASWYTVVFDDGDERTLRRTSLCLKGERHFAESETLDQLPLTNPEHFGTPVIGKKSNRGRRSSLPMTEDEKEESSSEEEDDDVKRIGDELLGKVVNVNCSSTKQCYTAVVVSPSCSDDTSVKKDQCLVRSFADAKFYSVARKDLEELDMNALKSESPAKPGITEAIAFFNSRTVPSSWKMDISEILESSSSDEEDGDADASDAEQNKAEEEEAEPEEEADPIERDDFLQQLYKFMEDRGTPINKPPVLGYKDLNLFKLFRLVYQQGGCDNIESGAIWKQIYMDLGIPILNSAASYNVKTAYKKYLYGFEEYCRSAEIQFRTIHHNDPRPVEESLAKEEPMENGDKEEATDPPVDTKIKEDDDDDDDTDCTSDNEKDETEVKSPRGRRRPACSVVSVTKDPEDCDKGKDNNKENKDVEEESDKSDEKKENDTTPGRRSLSCKSKERRSRKQEESDQDSDEEDEKLCDGRDDTDNKGDSEGDEDSEDRDCLAGTKVKVKYGRGKTQKIYEANIKSTEVDGGEFLYLVHYYGWNVRYDEWVKADRIIWPSEKSGTKRKQNKKPKNKEENDDKKDDDKHKTKRGRPPLKSTLQTNVACTLPKTLNSENKAASKPVRNSLPDNNFMSNGVEARRRTRRSSGMYDSDRCSNASSTSESESEETIKNTPVKEEISPKVEKESEETEILTTSIIAEQEAAPIVCAPKDQETSPIKPAETLQQEVEESEQIVQSYGKQTEQIVEVKDTENLPKKGRRSKTKDPCAENQISVEETPEECVQEPKVEPIVEPEVLELPSLTSLQDKELLFVPKESEPPVDQQTKEKKACKRKPVEQTSPEKKQRTECEPELPIITAEEKPVEICEALEPINIKEEQVQNTNEEMPSLTSELDHVQSTRTEDYGVPLNDIAGISYKEEQEDIMPMIGPETLVCHEVDLDDFDEKDKVEDMVIVKPEPETPTAFAPTLQPAVLPPHTYSEPSPLALSHDESHSIKSESDITIEVDSVAEESQEGLCESESANGFEASTTSSNCSITAQEAEMRDKGHKRISDSSMGALAKKQKRTPKRINSSTKAEKNGIGQSSDSEDLSAVDSASKCSPPKHVNVPKPQKIMRSPARITSPHTKDLEKDKHREKHLHSSRAHKWSLQLSELDNMSGAEKIVYLQDKLQEIRKYYMSLKSEVATIDRRRKRLKKKDREVSNTGASTSSASSETGMSPASSSPPQNTLALECR; this is encoded by the exons ATGAAG GCAGCGGATGAGCCTGCCTACCTAACAGTGGGGACAGATGTCAGCGCTAAATACCGGGGTGCCTTCTGCGAGGCAAAGATTAAAACTGTTAAACGTTTGGTGAAAGTAAAG GTCACTCTGAAACAAGACAGCTCTACACAACTGGTGCAGGATGACCAAGTTAAAGGGCCACTAAGG GTTGGCGCCACTGTTGAAATGAAAGCACCTGATGGATCTCTCCAGGAAGCAGTTATTAGTAAGCTGACTGATGCGAGTTGGTATACTGTGG TCTTTGACGATGGTGATGAAAGGACTCTAAGACGGACGTCCCTGTGTTTGAAAGGGGAAAGGCACTTTGCTGAGAGTGAG ACTTTGGACCAACTTCCACTAACCAATCCAGAGCATTTTGGCACTCCCGTCATTGGGAAAAAATCCAACCGGGGAAGGAGGTCGTCCCTTCCAAT GACAGAAGACGAGAAAGAAGAAAGTAGCAGTGAAGAGGAGGATGACGACGTGAAACGGATTGGGGATGAATTATTGGGAAAAGTTGTGAATGTGAACTGCAGCTCTACTAAACAATGCTATACGGCTGTG GTTGTTTCTCCTAGTTGCAGTGATGATACATCAGTGAAGAAAGACCAATGCTTGGTTCGATCCTTTGCGGATGCAAAATT ctATTCAGTGGCAAGGAAAGATCTAGAAGAGCTTGACATGAACGCATTGAAATCAGAGAGCCCTGCTAAGCCAG GCATAACAGAAGCCATTGCTTTCTTCAACTCCCGGACAGTACCCAGCAGTTGGAAAATGGACATAAGTGAAATATTGGAGTCTTCCAGCAGTGATGAAGAAGACGGGGATGCAGATGCCAGCGATGCTGAGCAGAACAAAGCGGAAGAGGAAGAAGCTGAG CCGGAAGAAGAAGCAGATCCGATTGAAAGGGACGACTTCCTGCAGCAGCTGTACAAGTTTATGGAAGACAGAG GAACACCAATCAACAAGCCACCAGTATTAGGCTATAAGGATCTGAACCTTTTCAAGCTTTTTCGACTTGTGTATCAGCAGGGGGGTTGTGACAAT ATTGAAAGCGGCGCTATATGGAAGCAGATTTATATGGACCTTGGCATTCCTATTTTGAATTCGGCAGCTTCCTACAATGTGAAAACGGCATACAAAAA GTATTTGTATGGGTTTGAGGAATATTGCCGTTCTGCAGAAATTCAGTTCAGGACTATTCATCATAATGACCCTAGACCAGTAGAGGAAAGTCTGGCTAAGGAAGAACCAATGGAGAACGGTGACAAGGAAGAAGCCACAGACCCCCCAGTCGACACAAAGATaaaagaagatgatgatgatgatgacgacacTGATTGTACTAGTGACAATGAGAAGGACGAGACTGAGGTCAAATCGCCACGG GGGAGGCGGAGACCTGCTTGTAGTGTAGTATCCGTCACAAAGGATCCTGAAGATTGTGATAAAGGGAAGGACAACAATAAGGAAAATAAAGATGTGGAAGAGGAGTCGGACAAAAGTGATGAGAAAAAAGAAAATGACACTACTCCTGGAAGGAGAAGCTTATCCTGCAAATCGAAAGAAAGGAGAAGCCGGAAACAAGAGGAGTCCGATCAGGATTCTGATGAGGAGGATGAAAAGCTCTGTGATGG gagggATGATACAGACAATAAAGGAGACAGCGAAGGCGACGAGGACTCTGAGGATAGAGACTGTCTCGCAGGTACCAAAGTGAAAGTCAAATATGGAAGAGGGAAAACCCAGAAAATCTATGAAGCAAATATCAAGAGCACTGAAGTAGATGGAGGAGAGTTTCTGTATCTGGTCCACTATTATGGCTGGAATGTAAG ATACGATGAATGGGTAAAAGCTGACCGAATCATCTGGCCTTCAGAGAAAAGCGGAACAAAAcgaaagcaaaataaaaaacccAAA AATAAGGAGGAGAATGATGACAAGAAGGACGATGATAAACACAAAACAAAGCGAGGACGTCCTCCCTTAAAATCAACTCTGCAGACTAATGTGGCCTGTACCCTGCCCAAGACTCTCAATAGTGAGAATAAGGCGGCCAGTAAACCTGTGAGGAACAGCctacctgacaacaacttcatgtCCAATGGAGTAGAAG CTCGGAGGAGGACAAGGAGGAGTTCAGGAATGTATGATTCTGATAGATGCTCTAATG CTTCATCGACATCGGAAAGCGAGTCAGAGGAGACCATTAAAAACACACCGGTAAAGGAGGAGATTTCACCAAAGGTTGAAAAGGAATCTGAGGAAACTGAAATCTTGACCACAAGCATAATAGCAGAGCAAGAAGCGGCACCCATTGTCTGTGCACCAAAAGATCAGGAAACAAGCCCAATAAAGCCAGCTGAGACCTTACAGCAAGAGGTGGAAGAAAGTGAACAAATTGTTCAGAGTTACGGGAAGCAAACAGAACAAATTGTCGAGGTCAAGGACACAGAAAATCTGCCAAAAAAAGGGAGAAGAAGCAAAACAAAAGATCCTTGTGCAGAAAACCAAATAAGTGTTGAAGAAACGCCAGAAGAGTGTGTGCAGGAACCCAAGGTAGAACCCATAGTAGAACCTGAAGTGTTAGAATTACCATCACTTACCTCCTTACAAGATAAGGAGTTGCTCTTTGTTCCAAAGGAGTCGGAGCCTCCAGTTGATCAACAGACAAAGGAGAAAAAAGCTTGTAAAAGGAAACCTGTAGAACAGACGTCGCCGGAAAAAAAGCAGCGCACGGAGTGTGAGCCTGAGCTGCCCATCATTACTGCGGAGGAGAAACCTGTAGAAATCTGTGAAGCACTAGAACCCATCAACATTAAGGAAGAGCAGGTGCAGAATACCAATGAGGAGATGCCCTCCCTGACATCGGAGCTAGATCATGTACAGAGCACTAGGACTGAGGATTATGGCGTGCCACTCAATGACATTGCAGGCATTTCATATAAAGAAGAGCAAGAAGACATCATGCCCATGATCGGACCAGAAACTCTGGTTTGTCATGAGGTGGACTTGGATGATTTTGATGAAAAGGACAAAGTGGAGGACATGGTCATAGTGAAGCCGGAGCCAGAGACGCCGACAGCATTTGCCCCCACACTGCAGCCCGCAGTGCTCCCTCCTCATACTTACTCTGAGCCTTCTCCCCTCGCACTGAGCCACGATGAGTCTCATAGCATAAAGAGCGAGAGTGACATAACCATCGAAGTGGACAGCGTGGCGGAAGAATCACAAGAAGGCCTTTGTGAGAGCGAATCTGCTAATGGCTTTGAGGCCAGCACCACATCGAGCAACTGCAGCATAACCGCTCAAGAAGCAGAGATGCGGGACAAAG GCCATAAACGCATTAGTGACAGCAGCATGGGAGCACTGGCAAAGAAACAGAAGCGTACACCAAAGCGAATAAATTCATCAACGAAAGCTGAGAAGAATGGAATAG GGCAAAGCAGCGACAGCGAAGAcctctctgctgtggacagcgcAAGTAAATGTTCTCCCCCTAAACACGTAAATGTCCCCAAGCCTCAGAAGATCATGCGATCACCAGCAAGGATCACATCTCCGCATACAAAAGATCTGGAGAAGGATAAGCATCGAGAGAAGCACCTACACTCCTCCAGAGCGCACAAGTGGTCGTTACAGCTCA GTGAATTGGACAACATGAGCGGAGCAGAGAAGATTGTATATCTCCAAGACAAATTGCAGGAAATCAGGAAATACTATATGTCTTTGAAATCTGAAGTAGCAACGATAGACAGGAGGCGGAAGCGGTTAAAAAAGAAAGATCgtgaag tGTCCAACACCGGAGCGTCAACGTCATCAGCGTCGTCTGAGACTGGAATGAGCCCTGCGTCCTCTTCTCCCCCACAGAACACACTGGCTCTAGAGTGCAGGTGA